AAGTCTGAGGCCCAGTCGCCATAGCACCCCTGTCGAGGTCATAgtcgcacacgcgcacgtagtgaaccgcctccccccatcTCAGGCGAGCCGACAGGAAAAACATCGGCTCAGGCACTCACACTAACAGACACCTTTCCCCGCTTTATCAAGGGCAGCAAGcgcagcccccctctccctgtggAGATGGACACTCATGGGCCTTCTGATGATGTCATGGACGAGGTGGCCATGGCCGTCCTCCCTGAACGTGGCCTCGTTATTTCCGAAATGAAACAGATGCAACTGCAGTTGTGCAAGCCAAAGTTGCTGCCCATCAAGTCCTACTCGCTGGAGAAGCTCGAGAAGATGGAGAAAAAGTTGGCACGGGAGGCCAAAGAGAAGCGCGACGTGGGCCGAGCACAACGGCAggcagcactgctgtggACCTCGCCAGACCTCACAACCGGCGAAGAAGTCAAATCAATTCCTGCGCCGTTGCCACCAGGGATGGGGACACCAGCGCCTCTCCCAAAAGTGGCATCATCACCACTGCGAGACGGCTGTGCCACGCCTCCCTCTGCGGcctctgctgcagcctcgTCG
Above is a genomic segment from Leishmania panamensis strain MHOM/PA/94/PSC-1 chromosome 14 sequence containing:
- a CDS encoding Bardet-Biedl syndrome 10 (BBS10) protein-like protein (TriTrypDB/GeneDB-style sysID: LpmP.14.0200) — encoded protein: MDTHGPSDDVMDEVAMAVLPERGLVISEMKQMQLQLCKPKLLPIKSYSLEKLEKMEKKLAREAKEKRDVGRAQRQAALLWTSPDLTTGEEVKSIPAPLPPGMGTPAPLPKVASSPLRDGCATPPSAASAAASSASSRGAVSQETLSSLLEHTEEEAGDDAPRSAPESSSRMLSRTNISSSSSSPLGPMEGHV